The following are from one region of the Stenotrophomonas lactitubi genome:
- a CDS encoding helix-turn-helix domain-containing protein translates to MDTLRTYLGTLAPDEQAVFAANAGTTIGYLRKALSKRTRFDGALARRLDEQSGGQVSRSELRPDIFDPPAAACADPDSDRIVPVEVA, encoded by the coding sequence ATGGACACACTTCGCACCTACCTCGGCACTTTGGCACCAGACGAGCAGGCGGTTTTCGCCGCGAACGCTGGGACGACGATTGGTTACCTGCGAAAGGCACTGAGCAAGCGCACTCGCTTTGATGGCGCGCTCGCTCGGCGTCTGGATGAGCAGAGCGGGGGACAGGTCTCCCGGAGCGAGCTGCGGCCCGACATTTTCGATCCGCCTGCAGCTGCCTGCGCCGACCCCGACTCCGACCGCATCGTTCCAGTTGAGGTGGCCTGA
- a CDS encoding S24 family peptidase encodes MSTDDTPTVAARRLRLQQWIAENHGGSQASFAAATGVNQGELSGLLKRKSFGEKRAASLEEAAGMPAGFLTYPLGATVNQSPVSRVAETATAYGYVHVQQLDGEAAMGDGRINDDFPEVIRSMDFTSSYIRSIVGFVPPPGRLVLVTGRGDSMIPIIQPGESLLVDSGIQSFDGDGIYLINTGSGQQVKGLQDRGDSVYIVSANSTLYPAFPLPSGAMIGGKVYLRNRIDRFN; translated from the coding sequence ATGAGCACCGATGACACCCCTACCGTCGCCGCCCGCCGTCTGCGCCTTCAGCAATGGATCGCTGAGAATCATGGCGGCAGCCAGGCGTCTTTCGCCGCCGCCACCGGCGTCAACCAAGGCGAACTGTCTGGATTGCTAAAACGTAAGTCGTTCGGTGAGAAGCGCGCGGCCTCATTGGAGGAAGCGGCTGGCATGCCTGCCGGTTTCCTGACCTACCCGCTGGGAGCTACAGTCAACCAATCCCCTGTCTCACGCGTCGCAGAGACTGCGACAGCCTATGGCTATGTTCACGTCCAACAACTGGACGGAGAGGCAGCAATGGGAGATGGACGGATCAACGACGATTTCCCAGAGGTGATCCGATCGATGGATTTCACATCGAGCTACATCCGGTCGATCGTGGGATTTGTCCCGCCACCTGGCCGCTTGGTCCTTGTCACAGGCCGGGGCGACTCGATGATCCCAATCATCCAGCCTGGCGAGTCGCTACTTGTCGACTCGGGCATCCAATCGTTCGACGGGGACGGGATCTACCTGATCAACACTGGAAGCGGTCAGCAGGTTAAAGGACTCCAGGACAGAGGAGATTCTGTCTACATCGTGAGCGCAAACTCCACTCTGTACCCTGCCTTCCCGCTTCCGAGCGGAGCCATGATCGGCGGCAAGGTCTACCTGCGAAATCGCATCGACCGCTTCAATTGA
- a CDS encoding helix-turn-helix domain-containing protein: protein MITGLRTEPRAAMIGAQRLPLSPTESKVLQLIINAGDTPISRSALEDQLYGGAGRKSNTVEVTICRLRQKLQQHGYRINATRSRGYTISQGGAA, encoded by the coding sequence GTGATCACCGGCCTCCGTACTGAGCCGCGCGCCGCCATGATCGGCGCACAACGCCTGCCGCTCAGCCCGACCGAGTCGAAGGTGCTGCAGCTGATCATCAACGCGGGTGACACCCCGATCAGCCGCTCGGCGCTGGAAGACCAGCTCTATGGCGGCGCTGGTCGGAAGTCGAACACGGTGGAAGTGACCATCTGCCGCCTGCGCCAGAAGCTGCAGCAGCACGGTTACCGCATCAACGCCACGCGCAGCCGCGGCTACACCATCAGCCAAGGTGGTGCAGCGTGA